The Juglans microcarpa x Juglans regia isolate MS1-56 chromosome 8D, Jm3101_v1.0, whole genome shotgun sequence genomic sequence CAACATTGTAGCTTTGAAAATTTAACTACATAAATCTCGTCACGTCTCGGACgcttatttaaaaacaagtacATACATCGAAACCTCCAGACATTAACACCGTCGAAACCTCCAAACCTCCCCGTAATGAATGGTTAACTACATTCCCGTAATAAATCGCTTCAGATATGGTTGGATAGAAAacgaaagaaagagaaagatacCATTTTTGGAAGCTAGTGATTTGAATGGAGGATGATGCCAGAGTATTTGTTTTGCATAACAGCTGATTGTCTCTAGTTTTTACAGAATCTTACAAATTTCTTGGTCGAACCTGCCCTTCTCCAATTTCAAGTTCCTAGTTGGGTAAATCTCCAAAGCTTCTTGGGTTTGTGCTTGATGTCTCATTCACCCAAAATTTTTAACACGAAACAGAACAGAGCAGTTAAACACGTCGCATTAACCAATGAACAGAGCAGCCCCTGCTTCTGAAGGCATTTGGTTGTTGGCACTACAATATCGTAGTATATAGCATATTCTTCATTGGTAAGAACAGAACAGTTTTCTAAACACAAACCGAAGGCACAACGAAAAAAGACAAAATCCACTTGCAAGCAATGAACAGAACACACGAAGGACAAAATACTCGATTATTCCCATAATCCAACTAAATGGGCAAACCCCATCGAGTCACCCAAGAATCACCAACCACTGCGCTTATGCAATCTTAACCTCAATTTTCTTGGGCTTCTTGGGCTCTGGAGGCGGAAGCTTCTCCACTGTCACAGTCAACACGCCATCCTGACAAACCGCAGAGATAGCATCTGCGTTGGCATTCTCAGGCAGCACAAACTTCCTCATGAACTTGCCCACCCTCCTCTCCATCCTCACATACTTGGCTCCCTCCTTCTCCTGCACCGGTCTCCTCTCACCGCTTATCACGAGCACATTGTCGTCCTCTACCTGGACCTTGATATCCCCGGGCTTGAGCCCCGGCATGTCTATGCTGAAGACGTAGGAGCTTGGGTACTCCTTGACATCAGCGGGAGTAGCGGCCATAGCCTTGGCGTCGCTCAAGTAGGTGCGTGTAGGAGCGTTGAACGAAGACTTGTCGGTGTCATCGGCCAGGTCCATCATCTGCTGCAGGGTAGAGAACAGTGGAGAATCCACACCCATGATTCTGAAATCCATTTCTCTCTTCTAAGTTGGCTGGTATtagttggaggggcgcccacgtggggctgacccctcctgctaagtaacgcatggctaagccatgcgttacttgtaacgcatcttgtgtaacgcatggcttaaagctatgcgttacacaagacaattgaaggctggcctttaaggccagccgtgcataggaggactatatatagtcctcctcaattgtgtttttttggtacccatctaaaaaaaaatagaaaaagactctctctttttgttctctcttgataaaaatatttaggctgtagatttgtaagtgttactctagttccatactacgtagtacactttcgccactaagaggaaacgcttggagtttatcaatctggaaaaacttgtggagcaattctttaagctgagcttgaggtatttttccgctgtgcactctaacattggtatcagagccattttttgaattgcttccagttttatttttttttctcgcatatgcttgagatttgtatggtatttttttttatccccttttttttctgttaaaaaaaaaaaaaaaaggcgcaGCAGGTGGTGCTGCGTGCACCACCGCAAGGCGCTGCTGCACCACagtggtgcagcgcgcacctgcgcggtgctgcgcgcaccagcgcggtgctgcgagcaccagcgcggtgctgtGAGCACCAccgcggtgcagcgcgcaccagcgaggtgctgcgcgcacccccgcggt encodes the following:
- the LOC121242521 gene encoding 17.9 kDa class II heat shock protein-like, which gives rise to MDFRIMGVDSPLFSTLQQMMDLADDTDKSSFNAPTRTYLSDAKAMAATPADVKEYPSSYVFSIDMPGLKPGDIKVQVEDDNVLVISGERRPVQEKEGAKYVRMERRVGKFMRKFVLPENANADAISAVCQDGVLTVTVEKLPPPEPKKPKKIEVKIA